In Nitrospira sp., one genomic interval encodes:
- a CDS encoding response regulator transcription factor yields MMKILIVDDHAVVRHGVKQILSEHFHCSVLAEAQNAEEMMEHLRKRQWSVVVLDVGMPGKGGLEALKELKQLYPKLPVLVLSAYPEDQLALRTLRSGAAGYLSKDSAPTELVQAIRKIIAGGRYVSASVAELLALNLEHDLEKPLHEQLSDREYQVMCLIAVGKSLKDIADDLCVSISTVNTYRARILEKMQLKNNTELTHYAIENRLVNRLIN; encoded by the coding sequence ATCATGAAAATCCTCATCGTCGATGACCACGCCGTCGTCCGTCACGGGGTGAAGCAGATCCTGTCGGAACACTTCCACTGCTCGGTCCTTGCCGAGGCGCAGAACGCCGAGGAGATGATGGAGCACCTTCGCAAACGGCAGTGGAGCGTCGTGGTTCTGGACGTGGGAATGCCCGGCAAGGGAGGTCTGGAGGCGCTCAAGGAGCTGAAACAGCTTTACCCCAAGCTCCCCGTCTTGGTGCTGAGCGCCTATCCGGAAGATCAACTGGCCTTGCGCACCTTGAGGAGCGGCGCCGCAGGATACCTATCCAAAGACAGCGCACCCACGGAACTGGTTCAAGCCATCCGCAAGATCATCGCGGGCGGCAGGTACGTCAGCGCGTCGGTTGCGGAGCTGCTGGCACTCAATCTCGAGCACGATCTTGAAAAGCCCCTGCACGAACAGTTGTCGGACCGCGAGTATCAGGTGATGTGTCTCATTGCCGTGGGGAAAAGTCTCAAAGACATCGCCGATGATTTGTGCGTGAGCATCAGCACTGTCAACACCTACCGAGCCCGGATTCTCGAAAAGATGCAGCTGAAGAACAATACCGAACTCACGCACTACGCGATCGAAAACCGGCTAGTTAACCGGCTGATCAACTGA
- a CDS encoding DUF3393 domain-containing protein encodes MHARRLPALFFGLTLSLLLSGCETADKMLGAAERAVGSNTGRTVLDIVGGKDPADIAKRRVEQYGRDPQALLRDLRAIQRDFQALMAALSGEVGKKWGQKEVKLPEQKKYVKYTQNYRSRAIVDFDAGTIVIETLDDKDPRTSLKNAVVTTLLTPNDPRSVDLFTDKEITLTSDKEPYLLGLVVDQAGKPLRTPSEAEQFADSLLAKGPSTREVDQEDGRKTAHLVTIPMVSNFSHKQAEKYRTTVTQFAERYQISPSLVFAIIRTESNFNPFAVSSAPAYGLMQLVPTSGGRDAFRKAKGEDKAPTRDYLFDPENNIELGTAYLNVLTYSQLDDVADLVSREYCVISAYNTGAGNVFKTFSKDQRAAVDQINRLQPSALYDRLRSSLPYQETRDYLAKVVGFRRQFVSLSENGLR; translated from the coding sequence ATGCATGCCAGGCGACTTCCTGCCTTGTTCTTCGGGTTGACTCTTTCCCTGCTGCTCTCGGGCTGTGAAACCGCCGACAAGATGCTGGGCGCGGCTGAACGGGCCGTCGGCAGCAATACCGGACGAACGGTCCTGGATATCGTCGGGGGCAAGGACCCGGCCGACATTGCCAAGCGTCGAGTCGAGCAGTATGGGCGCGATCCGCAGGCCCTGCTACGGGATCTCCGAGCGATTCAGCGAGATTTCCAAGCCCTCATGGCGGCCCTGAGCGGTGAGGTCGGCAAGAAGTGGGGGCAGAAGGAGGTCAAACTCCCCGAGCAGAAGAAGTACGTCAAATACACACAGAATTATCGGAGCCGGGCGATCGTGGATTTCGACGCTGGCACCATCGTCATCGAAACGCTCGACGACAAGGATCCGCGAACGAGCCTGAAAAATGCGGTCGTGACCACGCTCCTCACACCCAACGATCCCCGGAGTGTCGATCTGTTCACCGATAAGGAAATCACCCTGACCAGCGACAAGGAGCCATACCTCCTCGGCCTGGTGGTGGATCAAGCCGGCAAACCCCTGCGCACGCCGTCGGAAGCCGAGCAATTCGCAGACTCGTTGCTCGCCAAGGGCCCGAGCACCCGGGAGGTGGATCAGGAAGACGGACGAAAGACCGCCCATCTCGTGACCATTCCGATGGTGTCGAACTTTTCGCATAAGCAGGCCGAGAAGTACCGCACAACCGTCACACAGTTTGCTGAACGGTACCAGATCAGCCCAAGCCTCGTGTTCGCCATTATCCGCACAGAAAGCAACTTCAATCCCTTTGCGGTCAGTTCGGCACCGGCCTATGGCTTGATGCAGCTGGTTCCCACCAGCGGCGGCCGTGATGCCTTTCGCAAGGCCAAGGGTGAGGACAAGGCCCCGACTCGCGACTACCTGTTCGATCCGGAGAACAACATCGAACTCGGCACCGCCTACCTCAATGTGCTGACCTACAGCCAGCTGGACGACGTGGCGGACCTGGTCTCGCGGGAGTACTGCGTCATTTCCGCTTACAATACCGGCGCCGGCAATGTCTTCAAGACCTTCTCCAAAGATCAGCGCGCAGCAGTGGATCAAATCAACCGACTGCAGCCGTCCGCCCTTTACGATCGCCTCCGCTCATCGCTCCCCTATCAGGAAACCCGAGACTACCTGGCCAAGGTGGTGGGATTCCGCAGGCAGTTCGTCAGTCTCAGCGAGAACGGGCTCCGCTAG
- a CDS encoding sterol desaturase family protein, which translates to MNLAWYPYLMFWGIGLLCFAVEWCFPARPIRYRAVLWRDLLALGLYNLSFLLVVQLTDRIPIPSYLPVALYTLPTIFKLILFYLVEDFGLYWVHRLMHTRALWRVHRWHHSPTSLYWLAGIRATIPHIALFNLTYVAALPLLHDASAWAFQFIMVEHIVRNNWMHLNVTWRSSRLEWIFVTPRYHHIHHSKDPAHQKKNLGAWLTIWDRLFGTYYDPDQIQGDLSFGLSERVAPARLVIGL; encoded by the coding sequence ATGAATCTGGCGTGGTATCCGTACCTGATGTTTTGGGGAATCGGCTTATTGTGTTTCGCAGTGGAGTGGTGCTTCCCAGCCCGCCCGATTCGGTATCGTGCGGTGTTGTGGCGGGATCTGTTGGCGTTGGGACTGTACAATCTCTCGTTTCTGCTGGTTGTGCAACTGACGGATCGTATTCCCATCCCCTCCTACCTCCCCGTTGCCCTCTACACGCTGCCGACGATCTTCAAACTGATCCTCTTTTATCTTGTCGAGGACTTCGGGCTCTATTGGGTCCATCGGCTCATGCACACGAGGGCGCTGTGGCGGGTGCACCGCTGGCATCATTCTCCCACCTCCCTGTATTGGTTGGCCGGGATTCGGGCGACCATTCCCCATATCGCTCTCTTCAACCTGACCTACGTCGCGGCCCTTCCCCTCCTGCACGACGCATCCGCCTGGGCTTTTCAATTCATCATGGTTGAACACATTGTGCGAAATAACTGGATGCATTTGAATGTCACCTGGCGATCCTCTAGGTTGGAATGGATCTTCGTGACTCCTCGGTATCACCACATTCATCACAGTAAAGACCCGGCCCATCAAAAAAAGAATCTAGGCGCATGGCTGACGATCTGGGATCGGTTGTTCGGCACCTATTATGATCCCGACCAGATTCAGGGAGACCTGTCCTTCGGCTTGAGCGAACGAGTCGCGCCTGCAAGGCTTGTGATAGGTTTGTAA
- a CDS encoding response regulator transcription factor: MSGQEEKGRSITAAIISKNHLVRLGLQTVINSQPRLQLLWEAAGTADAELSLTHKPPHALVIETEPDSSLPDLIRKVKTTVPKTKLVLLSGIEHKYRTLEALSSGADAIVLNVQPAVVLLATIEYLCSCPPPLPASNFLITGAHPTSTAAAQPADASAGTLSCPDVLTEREHEVIVLIGQGLSNKAIADRLSISSTTVRHHLTSIFDKLGVANRQKLLIRAHQYGLVACKATA, from the coding sequence ATGAGCGGACAAGAGGAGAAGGGTCGCTCGATTACCGCAGCCATCATCAGCAAGAACCATCTGGTTCGCCTGGGGCTTCAAACTGTCATCAATTCCCAGCCTCGCCTCCAGCTGCTCTGGGAAGCGGCCGGCACGGCTGATGCTGAACTCAGCTTGACACACAAGCCCCCGCACGCCTTGGTGATCGAGACTGAACCGGACAGCAGCCTTCCCGACCTGATTCGAAAGGTCAAGACCACCGTGCCGAAGACAAAACTCGTGTTATTGAGCGGGATTGAGCACAAGTACCGCACATTGGAAGCCTTGTCTTCCGGAGCGGATGCCATCGTCTTGAACGTTCAGCCAGCCGTGGTGCTCCTTGCCACCATTGAATACCTCTGCAGCTGCCCCCCACCCCTACCGGCAAGCAACTTCCTCATAACCGGCGCGCACCCTACATCGACCGCAGCAGCGCAGCCCGCCGACGCCTCAGCAGGCACGCTCTCATGCCCCGATGTGTTGACGGAACGGGAGCATGAAGTTATCGTGCTCATCGGCCAAGGACTTTCCAACAAAGCCATCGCAGACCGCCTCTCCATATCCAGCACGACCGTGCGTCACCATCTCACCAGCATTTTCGACAAACTGGGTGTTGCCAACCGTCAGAAGCTTCTCATTCGCGCGCACCAATATGGTCTCGTGGCATGTAAAGCCACGGCATAG
- a CDS encoding response regulator: MVPELVKPIEILLVEDNPGDVRLTQEALREAKVINNLTIAKDGMEALAYLRRQGPYAHAPRPHLILLDLNLPKRDGREVLAEIKADESLKRIPVVVLTTSQDEQDILKSYNLHANCYVTKPVDLDQFIRVVRSIEDFWLGIVVLPLANG, from the coding sequence ATGGTCCCTGAATTGGTCAAACCGATCGAAATTCTGTTGGTGGAGGATAATCCCGGCGATGTCCGCCTGACGCAAGAGGCGCTGCGAGAGGCCAAGGTCATCAACAATCTCACCATCGCCAAGGACGGCATGGAAGCTCTGGCCTACCTTCGGCGGCAAGGCCCCTATGCCCATGCGCCGCGTCCCCATCTCATTCTGCTCGACCTCAACCTTCCCAAGCGCGACGGTCGTGAAGTTCTGGCGGAGATCAAGGCCGACGAGTCTCTCAAACGCATTCCCGTCGTCGTGCTGACGACCTCTCAAGATGAACAGGACATCCTGAAGAGCTATAATCTGCACGCCAATTGTTATGTCACGAAACCGGTCGACCTCGACCAGTTCATCCGTGTGGTGCGGTCGATCGAAGATTTCTGGCTCGGCATCGTCGTCCTCCCCCTGGCGAATGGTTAG
- a CDS encoding glycosyltransferase family 2 protein, with translation MPISEQGQGTVGTLPGPELSVIVPTFNERDNIVRLVDLLESCLAGVRWELIVVDDDSPDKTVDIVRNLACANRHVRCVQRIGRRGLSSACLEGMLSSSAPFLAVMDGDLQHDERLLPEMLRQLKQGGYDIVIGSRYMAGGSIGQWGGFRARTSRLATFVSRPWVPEGLTDPMSGFFALRRDTFDLLVRRTSGLGFKLLLDFFASSPRPLRFKELPFEFRTRYAGESKVDGQVVWEYFMLLLDKSIGRFVPVRLVAFALVGGSGVAVHFASLLLLYRGLSLPFAWGQTLATLLAMTSNFALNNLITYRDRRLRGRHWARGWLSFVLVCGLGAIGNVGVASYLFRRDLHWGVSAMAGILVGTVWNYAVTASYTWKVKAR, from the coding sequence ATGCCGATATCGGAACAGGGGCAGGGTACAGTCGGAACTCTGCCGGGTCCGGAACTATCCGTCATCGTCCCTACCTTCAACGAACGGGACAACATCGTCCGGTTGGTCGATCTCCTGGAATCCTGCTTGGCCGGGGTGCGTTGGGAATTGATTGTGGTGGACGACGATTCGCCCGACAAAACCGTCGACATCGTGCGTAACCTTGCCTGTGCCAACCGTCACGTGCGTTGTGTGCAACGGATCGGCCGCCGTGGACTGTCCTCTGCCTGTCTCGAAGGGATGTTGTCCAGTTCCGCGCCGTTCCTGGCCGTGATGGATGGCGATCTCCAACATGATGAACGGCTCTTGCCGGAGATGCTCAGGCAGCTCAAACAGGGGGGATATGACATCGTCATCGGAAGCCGGTATATGGCCGGCGGAAGTATCGGCCAATGGGGAGGTTTTCGCGCGCGGACAAGCCGGTTGGCGACCTTTGTGAGCCGGCCCTGGGTTCCGGAGGGACTCACCGATCCGATGAGTGGGTTCTTCGCTTTACGGCGTGACACCTTCGATCTGCTCGTTCGGCGGACGTCCGGGCTCGGATTCAAACTGTTACTCGACTTCTTTGCGTCGTCGCCTCGTCCGCTTCGGTTCAAAGAACTTCCCTTTGAGTTCAGAACTCGGTACGCCGGGGAAAGCAAGGTCGATGGTCAGGTGGTGTGGGAGTACTTCATGCTCCTGCTCGACAAGTCAATCGGCCGATTCGTGCCGGTGCGACTGGTCGCGTTTGCCTTGGTCGGCGGATCGGGGGTGGCCGTGCACTTCGCCTCGTTGCTGCTCTTGTATCGCGGCTTATCCTTGCCCTTTGCGTGGGGGCAGACGCTCGCGACCTTGCTGGCGATGACCAGCAATTTTGCGCTGAACAACCTCATCACCTATCGCGACCGACGGCTCAGGGGAAGGCACTGGGCGCGAGGATGGCTCTCGTTCGTGCTCGTGTGCGGCCTCGGCGCGATCGGGAATGTGGGGGTAGCATCCTATCTGTTCAGGCGAGATCTCCACTGGGGCGTCTCCGCGATGGCGGGCATCCTCGTGGGGACGGTGTGGAACTATGCCGTGACCGCTTCCTACACCTGGAAAGTCAAGGCCCGGTAG
- a CDS encoding ABC transporter substrate-binding protein: MTTAIVAALYIPLPHLASAEQTATEAVRGTVREVLYVLCELRDASRTAQRQWEVEQIVRRSFNYEAMAQRSLGEAWEGLSAPQRRQYVRLFVQLLRDDVTDRLRDYSADRVAYLSEGEGDAVREVTTAPAGVEVDTRIEFQVVWRSGSWLMDDMVVDGASLVGRYQAQFSRILRDGSFAELMERMQQRDLVA; the protein is encoded by the coding sequence TTGACGACCGCAATCGTGGCCGCTCTGTATATTCCTCTGCCGCACCTCGCGTCCGCGGAGCAGACTGCGACGGAGGCCGTCCGCGGGACGGTCCGGGAGGTCCTGTATGTGCTGTGTGAGTTGCGCGATGCCAGCCGCACGGCGCAACGGCAGTGGGAAGTCGAGCAGATCGTACGCCGCAGCTTCAACTACGAAGCGATGGCCCAACGCTCGCTGGGAGAGGCCTGGGAGGGCCTGTCCGCACCCCAGCGCCGGCAATATGTCCGCCTCTTTGTGCAGCTCTTGCGTGACGACGTGACCGATCGGCTCCGGGATTACTCTGCGGACCGCGTGGCCTACCTGTCGGAGGGAGAAGGCGATGCGGTAAGGGAGGTTACCACGGCGCCCGCCGGGGTAGAGGTCGATACGCGCATTGAATTTCAGGTGGTGTGGCGCTCCGGTTCGTGGCTCATGGATGACATGGTCGTCGATGGCGCAAGTCTGGTCGGGCGGTACCAAGCCCAATTCTCCCGTATTCTCCGAGACGGCTCCTTTGCTGAACTCATGGAGCGTATGCAGCAGCGCGATCTGGTCGCATAA
- a CDS encoding PAS domain-containing protein, giving the protein MAEANIHILLVEDNPGDARLLRALLEEVAPRRFTFTQAGRLSEATSRLKAGGIDLILLDLSLPDSQGFATLAAIRQAIMHTPIVVLTGLEDEALGLQLIQQGAQDYLVKRQVTGPLLQRSLRYALERARMAAELRQKSTLLQSVLDSIADGVVVADHTGEFQVWNPAAGRIIGSGPSDVGISKWSSHFGLFLPDGTTPYPPEELPLVRAIRGESLNDVILLLKNDHRPDGRWLSVNARPLRGASGHIKGGVAVFRDITTQQKTEDALRESQERFQAIMNNSPILIFLKDASGRYLQINRKTEETIQLSDRDVRGKTDEELFPANQVSNWQAHDRQVLTTGLPMEFEESATHPDGPHTYMVVKFPLFNARRECDAVCGMATDITVRKRIEEERSRRALRLVRQQSALTDFTRNRIFQRSDLPGTLRHITELVARTLQIERVGLWRYNGPRDALHCIDQYELSRDRHLEGTPIPVASRPVYFQLLSTSQMIAADDLATDTRTAQLYGGDAPEGVTSMMDIPLYLFGRLEGVLCHEHIGLPRRWMEDEWMFAIATSHLVALAYEEEERTRAEVQLHESEERLRNLTGRLESVREEERTRIAREVHDELGQALTGVKLELAFLRDQLADVRSDLHERATSIIGHVDQTMQSVRKIATELRPVVLDQLGLIPAIEWQAREFQNRTGIRCILNIYLRTITLPVDRSTGVFRIFQEVLTNIARHAGASEAAITMQEHTGNLLLQVHDNGRGITDEEISASHSLGLVGMRERALLLGGEAKIERNPEEGTTVTLRIPLEGASND; this is encoded by the coding sequence ATGGCCGAGGCCAACATTCACATCCTGTTGGTGGAGGACAACCCGGGTGATGCCAGGCTGCTGCGTGCATTGCTCGAGGAGGTCGCGCCGCGCCGGTTTACGTTCACCCAGGCCGGTCGATTGAGCGAAGCCACCAGCCGTCTCAAGGCCGGTGGCATCGACCTCATTCTACTCGACCTCTCCTTGCCCGACAGCCAAGGCTTCGCCACGCTGGCGGCCATTCGTCAGGCGATCATGCACACTCCCATCGTGGTGCTGACAGGTCTGGAAGATGAAGCGCTCGGTTTGCAGCTCATCCAGCAGGGGGCCCAGGACTACTTGGTCAAGCGACAAGTCACAGGACCTCTCCTCCAGCGCTCCCTTCGCTACGCCCTGGAGCGGGCACGGATGGCCGCTGAGCTGAGGCAGAAGTCTACCTTGCTGCAATCGGTGCTGGACAGCATCGCCGACGGCGTCGTGGTCGCCGATCACACCGGCGAATTTCAGGTGTGGAATCCTGCCGCCGGGCGCATCATCGGCAGCGGCCCGTCGGACGTCGGCATCAGCAAGTGGTCTTCGCACTTCGGTCTGTTCTTGCCCGACGGCACCACTCCCTATCCCCCCGAGGAACTGCCGTTGGTGCGGGCCATCCGCGGTGAGTCGCTCAATGATGTGATCCTGCTGCTGAAAAACGATCATCGCCCGGACGGACGGTGGCTGAGCGTCAATGCGCGGCCTCTGCGTGGGGCGTCCGGGCACATCAAAGGCGGCGTCGCGGTGTTCCGCGACATCACGACTCAGCAGAAGACGGAGGATGCGCTGCGGGAAAGCCAAGAACGGTTTCAAGCGATCATGAATAACAGCCCCATCTTGATTTTCCTCAAGGATGCTTCAGGCCGATACCTGCAGATCAACCGGAAGACCGAGGAAACCATTCAGCTGTCGGATAGGGACGTACGGGGCAAAACCGACGAGGAGTTGTTTCCCGCGAACCAGGTCTCAAATTGGCAGGCGCATGATCGGCAGGTGCTGACGACCGGACTTCCGATGGAGTTCGAGGAGAGTGCCACGCATCCCGACGGCCCGCACACCTATATGGTGGTGAAGTTCCCCCTCTTTAACGCCCGCCGGGAATGTGACGCCGTTTGTGGCATGGCGACGGACATCACCGTCCGCAAACGCATCGAGGAAGAACGGAGCCGACGAGCTCTTCGCCTGGTCCGACAGCAGTCCGCACTGACCGACTTCACACGCAACCGGATTTTTCAACGGTCCGACCTACCCGGCACACTTCGGCATATTACCGAGCTGGTCGCCAGAACCCTTCAGATCGAACGGGTCGGCCTGTGGCGCTACAATGGGCCACGTGACGCCCTCCACTGCATCGATCAGTACGAACTGAGCCGCGACCGACATCTCGAGGGCACCCCCATCCCCGTGGCGTCGCGCCCGGTCTACTTTCAACTCTTGAGCACCTCGCAAATGATCGCCGCCGACGACCTTGCCACGGATACCCGCACCGCCCAGCTGTATGGCGGCGACGCGCCGGAGGGTGTGACCTCCATGATGGATATCCCCCTCTATCTGTTCGGCCGTTTGGAAGGCGTCCTTTGTCACGAACATATCGGGCTGCCGCGCCGTTGGATGGAGGATGAGTGGATGTTCGCCATCGCCACCAGCCACCTCGTCGCCCTGGCTTATGAAGAGGAAGAGCGCACCCGCGCGGAAGTACAACTCCACGAGTCGGAAGAGCGTCTACGCAACCTGACCGGACGCCTGGAATCCGTCCGCGAGGAGGAACGGACGAGAATCGCGCGCGAGGTGCACGACGAGCTAGGACAAGCCCTCACCGGTGTGAAACTCGAACTGGCCTTCCTGCGCGACCAACTCGCCGATGTACGATCGGACCTCCATGAACGGGCCACCTCGATCATCGGCCATGTCGACCAGACCATGCAATCCGTACGGAAGATCGCCACCGAGCTGAGACCGGTGGTCCTGGATCAGCTCGGCCTTATTCCGGCCATCGAGTGGCAGGCACGTGAATTCCAGAACCGGACCGGCATTCGGTGCATCCTGAACATTTACCTCCGGACGATTACCCTTCCGGTCGATCGTTCAACCGGTGTCTTTCGGATCTTTCAAGAGGTCTTGACGAATATCGCCCGGCACGCCGGGGCCTCCGAAGCCGCGATTACCATGCAGGAACACACGGGGAACTTGTTACTCCAGGTCCACGATAACGGGCGAGGCATCACGGACGAGGAGATCTCCGCCTCTCATTCGCTGGGTCTGGTAGGCATGCGCGAACGTGCTCTCTTACTGGGAGGGGAAGCTAAAATCGAGCGGAACCCCGAAGAGGGTACGACCGTCACGCTCCGCATTCCACTAGAAGGCGCATCCAACGATTAA